CACGGCCGGCGCGGCCGCCGCCGCTGCTGCTGCCACGACCAAAACCGCCAAGGGCGACGCCGCAAAGGGCGCGAAGGTCGCCGCGCACGGCAAGACCGATACGAAGGCCGATACGAAAGCCGAGGCCCGCAAGCGTCACAAGGAACAGCAGGCCGAACTCGCGCAGGCAAAGAAGCATCGCGACGCGACGCCGGCCCGCACCGCGAAGGCGGGCACGAAGGACGATCCGGATGCGGACCTGCTCGCGGCGCTCGTCGCGCGCACGAAGCCGGCCGACAAGAAGCTCGCTGCACAGAAGGCGCAGCCCGTGCCGACCAAGACGGCCGCGACGACCGGCTCGCTGGCGTCGCGCGTGAAGGAGTGTTCGGAGCGCGGTTTCTTCGAGGATCAGCTGTGCCGCTGGCGCGTCTGCGATGGTCACTGGGGCAAGGACCCGGCGTGCCCGAGCGCCGCGCAGTCGGAGACGCGGCAGTAACGCGTCCCGCGCGTGTCGACCCGCCGCACCTGCGCCGCCCGTTGGGCGGCGCGTTGTTTTTGAGGCGCGGAATCGGCCGGTATGATGCGGCGTGACGCTGTCACCGGCGCGTCATGCCCGTCGGGCATACGTCTCCTTTCCTTTTCCGGCGCGGGCGCGCGACCCGCTTTGCGCGGCGCGCCGTGCGCAGCACGACCTTCGACACGATGGACCTGATCGTACAGACTTACGGCGCCGATACGTCCGGCATGGTGTGCGGATTCCGCTTCGTTCCCGGCGGTTCCGGCGCGACGCTCGATGCGGACGCGGCTGCGGCGTGGCTGCGCACGTGCCGCGAGCACGATGCCGCGTCGGACGATTTCGTCTGGCTGCACTTCAATCTCGCGCACGGCGCGAGCGAGCGCTGGATGCGCACGCACCTCGGCCTGCCCGACAGCTTCTTCGAATTCCTCCACGAAGGCTCGCGCTCGACGCGCATCGAGCAGGAAGACGGCGTGCTGCGCGCGATCGTCAACGACGTGATGTTCAACCTCGAACTGACGCCGTCGGAGATCGCGACGCTGTTCGTCCACGTCGAGCGGCGCATCATGGTCACCGCGCGGCTCAAGCCGCTGCGCTCGGTCGACACGCTGCGCGCGTGCGTGCGCGACGGCGAGCAGTTCAGGTCGCCGGCCGAGCTGCTCGTGCACCTGCTGCGCGACCAGGCCGACCTGCTGAGCCAGATCATGCGGCGCACGAGTGTCGACGTCGACCGCATCGAGGATCGCTTCCTGTCGCAGCGGCTCACGTCGAGCCGCATCGAGCTCGGCGCGATGCGCCGCACGCTGACGCGGCTGCAGCGCATGCTCGCGCCCGAGCCCGGGTCGATCTTTCGGCTGCTCGCGAAACCGCCTGCGTGGCTGCATCTGCAAGACGTGCAGGAGCTGCGCGAATCGACCGAGGAGTTCTCGCTGGTGCTGGCCGATCTGGCGGGGCTCAACGAGCGGATCAAGTTGTTGCAGGAAGAGATCGGTTCGCGTCTCGACGAGCAGAACAACCGGACGCTGTTCACGCTGACGCTCGTGACCGTGATCGCGCTGCCGATCAACATCGTCGCCGGTTTCTTCGGGATGAACGTCGGCGGCGTGCCGTTCTCGGAGAACAAGCACGGCTTCTGGCTGATGGTGCTGCTCGTCGCGGGTTTCACGGGGCTCGCCGCATGGTGGGCGTTCCGCCGGCGCGACGATCGCTAGCACCACCGGCGCCGCCTCGGCGCGTCAGCGCAGCAGCGCGATCGCGCGTTCGCCGATCACCATCCCGAGCAGCCCCACGAGCGCGACGAGCGGCGGGGCCGGCGAGCGCACGTGCAGCAGCGCGTACAGCACGCCGACGCCGAGGCCCACCGCGAGCGAAGTCACGTATTCCGTCATGGCAGTCTCCCGTGTGGTCAGGCGTCAGGGCTTGAGGATGACGCGCTCGCGCGCACCGGCCAGCACCGCGCGATACGCGTCGTGTGCGCGCTCGAGCGGGTACACGTAGTCGTCGCCGATCGGGAACGGGCGCAGCGTGCCGTTGCCGAAGCCCGGCGCGAGCGTGTCGAGGATCTGCGCCACCGTGGCGCCGTCGAGCTGCAGCGAATCGACGCCCACGAACGTGTGCTGGCCGCGATAGAACGCGAAGATGTCGAACGGCACGCTGCGGTCGATCGTCGAGATGAAGATCTGCCGCGCGCCGATCGCCATCGACGCGTTCGCCGCTTCGAAGTACGGGCTGCCGACCGTGTTGTAGACGATGTCCGCGCCGTGGCCGCCGGTGGCCGCGCGTACCGCGTCGGCCACCGGTTCTTTCGACGCGTCGATCATGCGCACGTCGCCCGATGCGTGGCCGCGATAGCCGCCGGCGCTGCGCTCGACGCCGATCACGGTCGCGCCGTGCGCGGTCGCGAGCTGGATCGCCGCCTGGCCGACTTTCCCGTTCGCGCCGAACACGAGCACGACGTCGCCGGCCTTCGGCATGCCGGCGCGGCGCAAGCCTTCATAGGCGGTGACGAACGGCACGCCGACGCCGGCCGCTTCGTCGAGCGTCAGCACGGCGGGCTTGCGGCGCACCAGGGCCGCGTCGAGCACGAGCCACTCCGCGTGCGAGCCGTCGCGATGCACGCCGAGATCGCCGCCCGAGCCCCACACCGGCGCGCCGATCCAGCCGTCCGGGCCGCTGCGCACGATGCCGGCCCAGTCACGCCCGGGCGTGCGCGGCCACACCGCGTGCGGCATGCGGCCGAGCGCGGCCTTCACGTCGCTCGGGTTCACGCCGGCCGCGCGCACCTCGATCAGCATCTGGCCGTCGGCCGGTACGGGCGGGTCGATTTCCCTGACCCGCGCGTCGAGCGACTCGATGTCGGCGGCGGGGGCGTCGAAGCGGATGCTGCGCATGATGATCTCCGTGGCGGATGGCTGTCGCGCGGCCCGATGGGGCGGGGCGTACAGCGGGTGAAAAGGATGCCTGCAGTCTAGTCGGCCCGGTTTGACGCGGAAACGTGCAAAGGCGGATGATTGCTTTGCACAAAACGCATAGCCAACTCCGAAGGCACCGAATGGACGACTTCCTTTCCCCGCATCTGGCGCTGTTCGTCGACGTGGTCGACCAGCAGAGCTTCTCGGCGGCCGCGCGCCGGCTGGGTGTCGCCGCGTCGTCGGTCACGCGGCGCATCGACCGGCTCGAGACGCAGTTCGGCATCCGGCTCCTGCATCGCACGACGCACGCGCTGCGGCCGACCGAGGCCGGACAGTTGCTGTACGGGCGTGCGACGCGGATGCTGGCCGAGCTGCGCGGCCTGCAGGAAGACCTGCACAGCCAGCACGACGAGCCGAGCGGGCTGCTGCGCGTCGACTGTCCGGCGCCGTTCGGCCGGCGGCACCTGATGGCCGCGCTGGCGGCCTTCATGCAGCGCCATCCGGCGCTGCAGGTCGACCTGGTGCTGACCGACAGCATGGTCGACCTGCAGGGCGCGCGGCTCGGCTCCGACGTCGATCTCGCGGTGCGCATCGGCCCGCTCGAGGACACGCGCTTCGTCGCGACCGTGCTGGCGCCGCAGCGGCGCGTGCTGTGCGCGAGCGCGGCGTATCTCGCGCGGCGCGGCGAGCCCGAGTCGCCCGACGCGCTCGCCGGCCACGACTGCCTCGCATGGCACGGTGCGCCGCCGCCGGGCGCGTGGCGTTTCGGCGAGCGCCGCCACGTGCCGGCGCAGCCGCGGTTTCGCAGCAATCATTCGGAAGCGCTGCTCGAAGCCGCGATCGACGGGCTCGGTCTCGCGCACCTGCCGACCGGCTCGCGGGCGGCGCGCTGCGCGACGGACGCTTGCGCACGGTGCTGCCGCAGTTCACGGCGGCGCCCGAGCCTGCGACGATCCACGTGTTGCGCCAGCAGGCGCGCGGCACCGCGCGCGCGTCGCGGCTCGTCGCGTTTCTCGCAACGTGGTTCGCGCAGCCGGCGTGGGATGCCGCGTGGGCATGACGGCGGGCGGGCGCCCGTGCCGAAAGAAAAAAAGGGCCTCGCATGCGAGGCCCGTCAAAGGTCGGAGAAGCCGGTACGCCGGCCGGCAGCCGCAGGCTGCGCGGCACCGGCCGAATGCGCACTGTTACTGCGTCACTACCTTGCGCGGCTTGAAGATGCCCTGGTATTGCAGTGCCGGGCGTTCCTTCGTCACCGGCTCGAGGCCGCCGAAGGTCGGCGTCTGGCGCAGCTTCATCGCGGCCGGCGAAGCGACCGAGCCGATCGACGTCGAGCGCGATGCCGGCGCGAGGTTGTTCGCGACGAGCAGTGCGGCCTCGCTCTTCAGGTTCGCGAGCAGGACCGGATCGGTCGAGCCGTTGACCTGCGTGAGCAGCCCGCTCCAGGCCGCGTCGCTGTAGTTCACGACGTAGTAGTCGAGCCCGCTCGGGTCGGCGACCACGCCCGTGCAGCCGTCGATGCGCGTTTGCGTCTGCGTATCCTTCAGCGCGAGCGTCGTGCGTTTCGCGAGACCCTGGCCGTACGCGAGCGTGATCGGCACCGTCCATTGCAGGCCCGGATACGCGTTCTTGTTCGGGAACGGCTGCTGTTTCAGCGTGATGACCGTCTGGTTCTTCGTCAGGTCGCACTGCGTGTCGAGCGAGATCAGCGGCACGCCGGTCTGGCGGACGTAGCTGTCGCCGATCGCGCCGATCGCCTGGCCGCTCTCCTTCGACAACGCATCCCACAGACGCTTCGGCGTACCGTTGCCGAACGAGTAGTCGACCAGGTACTGCTGCAGACCCTTGCGCAACGTCTGCTCGCCGAGGTAGTTCTCGAGCGTCTTCAGCACGTGGCCG
This region of Burkholderia contaminans genomic DNA includes:
- a CDS encoding transporter; protein product: MDLIVQTYGADTSGMVCGFRFVPGGSGATLDADAAAAWLRTCREHDAASDDFVWLHFNLAHGASERWMRTHLGLPDSFFEFLHEGSRSTRIEQEDGVLRAIVNDVMFNLELTPSEIATLFVHVERRIMVTARLKPLRSVDTLRACVRDGEQFRSPAELLVHLLRDQADLLSQIMRRTSVDVDRIEDRFLSQRLTSSRIELGAMRRTLTRLQRMLAPEPGSIFRLLAKPPAWLHLQDVQELRESTEEFSLVLADLAGLNERIKLLQEEIGSRLDEQNNRTLFTLTLVTVIALPINIVAGFFGMNVGGVPFSENKHGFWLMVLLVAGFTGLAAWWAFRRRDDR
- a CDS encoding quinone oxidoreductase family protein, with product MRSIRFDAPAADIESLDARVREIDPPVPADGQMLIEVRAAGVNPSDVKAALGRMPHAVWPRTPGRDWAGIVRSGPDGWIGAPVWGSGGDLGVHRDGSHAEWLVLDAALVRRKPAVLTLDEAAGVGVPFVTAYEGLRRAGMPKAGDVVLVFGANGKVGQAAIQLATAHGATVIGVERSAGGYRGHASGDVRMIDASKEPVADAVRAATGGHGADIVYNTVGSPYFEAANASMAIGARQIFISTIDRSVPFDIFAFYRGQHTFVGVDSLQLDGATVAQILDTLAPGFGNGTLRPFPIGDDYVYPLERAHDAYRAVLAGARERVILKP